GCATGGCCTCTGGCTGTTGTTATACTGAAAGAAAAGTTGGGAGGGAGAtataaaatagagaaaaaataatCGCAGGACGGCTCAGGGTGCCAGATCACAGTCCTGCTTCCGATTAAGCTGGAAAcccagaaaagcaggaagctgcagGTCCAAAAAAGGGATAGAGCATACATGGGATGAGGGTGTGGAAAATGAGTCAAACGGGTGAAGATTGAATGGAGGAAGACAGTCGGTGAATACAGACACTTGTGCAAGGAGAGAGTAAAAAAAGGCAGAgcatatagggagggagggagacaggaaGGAGTGATAGAAAGCCTTAAGGCATGCAGGGAGCAAGTGAAAGAGGCAGAATGAGTTACCGATTTCTTGGTTGTATGTGACACCTTCCCGCAGTTCTCGCACCCTGTTCTACCTTGAATTAACAGACTGTGACTCAAGAGGTGAATCATAAATGGAATCAGGGTGACACTCCCTACAGTGGTTGTTAGCCCCCAAATTCTGAGTATTGTACCACACTCACTAATCTCTCCCTTAATGAATTTCCATAGGCATGCTGTCCCTTTAAGAGGATGCAGTGACACTGCACTCCTCCATCCTTCCCTTCTGCAAGGTCAGTCTCCAAAGCCCAAACTATGCCTCTGTTCCACCAGTCTATCCCAAATACCAAATGCAGCAAAGACATTTTCATAGGCAGCATTAATTTAGCTCCTCTTTACCAGTAAggaaatggaggagaggaggagacCCTCCTGTTTTTACGTGTAGTGGAGGCTAGAGAGCCCAGGAAGGGATAAAATGATGGGGAGCCCTGCAGAGGAGAGAGATGCAGCCTGCCTTTCTATGGAACATGTGGAGGGTGGGCTAAGTGGCAGAGACTCTCAGATGTAAGAATGGAGGGTAGGTAGTAAGGAATGACTGCATGTAACATCTGTGTATGTTTGTTCTTGAATGTGCATCTGGTCTGTGTCACTTGCAACCTGATCTACTAAgctttttccccctccctttagACATTTTGGGAATAAATTCTAGTAAACTGGGTATTCAGTGCATGTGAATATCTGTATGTTATGTcttccgctgctgcttctccagtcTTCCATGCCACCTTTTCCTTTAATATTTTACCTTTGTTActttccctgaattctataaatggcgctaaaACTTGAgcacgcaaatttgggcatgcgcctaatttgcaaatgcaatttaattgaatgacaagccaattagcaccaacaattggGCCCAACAATcacttatcagtgctaattggtattaattaaaatttatacatGGATctagaaggggcacagccatgggcagatcaggggtgtgcccacaatttatgcacactgttagaaTAAAGGGGATTCACACACAATTTAGCATCGGGATTGTATAAATGGTGGCGCCTAAAAGTAATCACGGTTCCtgctgctaagcactattctatgaatggtgcctaactttgatttttttaggtgccatttattgaattcagtCCTTAGTACTTTATCTTGTTGCTTTTTATGAGTCATCCTGTCATCTGCTGCTGCAGTGATTCTGGCTTGGGCTTAAGGGGGGGAAGTACAGCAAATAACTGGCCTCTTTCTAACTGTCCTGCCCCAAGTCCAGAGTCACTGTATGACACAACTCGTGGTCCACAGTTGTCGTCTTCCAGGGCACAAAATGAACCTGGGAGGGATGTGGTATTGGTGCCTCTTAAAGGTGTGACGATTATCTGTTGTGGCTCTGGGGCTTGAAACTGTGTATTCCTCCTCCAGCGGATACCTTTCTTAACCAATAAATTATGAATCTAGAGATATCACTGTAAAGCTACCTATACTGAACTATGTAGTAGTGCAGCTTTTCTCTTGTATCCATCAGTGATTTTATTATCTAGCTTTTGTATCAGTTCATTAATGTATCATCTACAGTATTCTatgtctccttctctctctctctctctctctttcttggtTACATAATACTGTGTCTGTACTAACCTCTCCACCAATCAGTTCACCTGACCAGCACAGAAATATTCTGCTATTGTATCTTATTTAAGATCCTTCTTCTGATACACAAGGCCGATAATTACCTTTGAAATCCCTCCTACCTATCTCCTCTCTAACCATTCCATGTACCCCATCACATTCCCTCATTTCAAACCATTTAGTCTTTCCCAGTCTCAAAATGGCATACTATGAATCCACACCACAGTCAGCTTTTTTCTTTCTCACTCCAAAACTTTGGAATGATCTCCCCCCTCGCATTCACAATGAGCTATCATTACCTAGATTCAAAActcaaaagacctttttttactcTTGCCTTCAATCCTAGTTCGCGACTTCTCTGGGAATGTTAGCCGCACTAAACCTCTAAAATGGTTAGTGTAGATATCTGATTATGCTGTCTGTGGCTATTATATTCTTAATTTGCTTAAGTGTACTTATTTGctgtctgctttcctgtcttgttATTATACATGACTTAGATGTGCTTGTCAGAAATAGcagtataatatattttattatagaCCTATgtgtggtgggggaaggggagggaaacaGTGGGATTAATTAATTTGGGGAGCACCAAATAGTGTGtcatcttccttccctctcttatactctccttttctttcttgtCCTCCACAGTCTCAGAGAGCCTTCAGCGCTGGTGAGTAAAGAGAGAAGAGAAGCTAGAAGCATTGCTTAAGGCCCAGCATTCACAACTTTGAACCCTGCCTAGGGCCCTCTCTTACATGTCCCTACAGTACGGCGCCATGAATTTCCGCAACCATGGCTTTTTTCGGCGGTCGCCTCCACCCTCCACAGCACCAGTGACCTCCAAACCTGGTGTAGGCTCCCCGCTCTCTGTCCTAGGAGGCATTGCTCAGATCAGCCCTTGTCTCTACCTGTGCAGCGGCAATGCGGCTTCCAACCGCCACCTGGTCTTTGCCCGTGGCATCACCTGCATTATCAATGCCAGCACAGAGATCCCAAATGCTAACTGGCCAGATGTGGACTATGTGAAGGTGCCGCTACCTGACCTGCCTCATGCCCCATTGTCCCTCTACTTCGACTCAGTGGCTGACCGCATCCATCAGACAGGAAAGAAAAGCGGGCGGACTCTTGTGCATTGTGTTGCAGGTGTGAGCCGCTCAGCATCTCTGTGCATCGCCTATTTAATGAAGTACCACCGGCTCTCTCTGCTGGATGCCCATGAATGGGTGAAGATGCGTCGGCCAGTGGTGAGGCCCAATGTTGGTTTCTGGCGCCAGCTCATTGAATATGAGAAGAAACTGTTTGGCAAGAACACAGTCAGGATGGTGGCCTCTCCTATTGGGCTGGTACCAGATGTTTATGAGAAGGAGGCCCGGAGCCTAGCACCTATTGGGGTTTCAGATAAGAGAGGATGCTGGACTGGTGGAGAATACATATTCAACAGCAAGGAAACAGAGAATAATATTACGGGAAAGATCCGTCTAAATAAAAACGAACAAATTTAACACGGGTGAACACGTACAATAAGAGTTATCCATATCACAACTTGAGGTTTCCCTCCCCCAGTCCCTGTCTTTAGATACTTTTGCTACCCACTGATCTTATAACTCGCGGTTCCAGCAAATTCGAAGAATAAAATAACTTCACAATATataagctggaaaaaaaagtaaTATGAAAGACATTTAAATTAGGGGGAAGGaattatgcatttattttattatttcaaaCTTACCCTTCCTTTCTGAGACTTAAATATGTTTGCTgtcacatggtgaaggtgggaggaaggggtgacATATGTGTGATCCCCTTAAATTTCTTCAGGCGGCATATTGGGAAAGAACATGGGGAAAAGAATCAGCAGTGCAGGGGTTCTCTACTAATAACATGTCTATAATCCCacaaactgattttttttgtgtgtggtatGTTAAAAGGatagaaaaaaaaccttttcaaacaaataaaagagaaaaaaaaaaagagtgacctGAATGTTCCCCAAATGTGGAAGAGAAAGGAGGATTGGAGAAGCTTTTTAAAAGTTTCTGGCGGTTGTGACATTCCCTCCAATCTCAGCAAGTGCAGAAGGATGGAGAGGTGAGGCACTTGTAACATAAAATTAAATTATATTAATCCTTTGATTAAGCCACTGAAAACTTCCCCTCATTTATCTTGCAGCTGACTTATTCAAAACTTTTACCAAAGTGTTTTAACCTCAGCATCCTGGAATTTGGGTATGCTGCAATAAAGATGGTCCCCTCCAATCACTCTTTAACTGtttaggtggtggtggtggtggtggtggtgatgaggGGTGGGGGCATTTGCTgtctcttttttgttgtttttgttttaagttgGTTAGTTTCACAGTTCTGCTTCCTCTGAATCTGAGGCCAGTCTTCAGCTGTTCACGCTACTTATATTCCTATTTCCAGTGTACAACTTGCTGCAGCCTTCGCCCTTAGGATCATATTACATGATGTAATTCATACTTTAGATGTATGAGGGTGCTTCTGTCTTCTTCTCTGAGGAGATACTTCAGCTGTTCAAACTGTATTCatagttttatttaaaaaaatctagTACACCTAGGACTACCATAGCCCTAGATGCAATGGTGCAAAATCAGAAGTGCATTGACTTGTGGTGAAAAATATGGAGACCAGTTCATTGTTCACGTGGTTGGATGTCTTAGAGTCATATTGCCAGTTTTTATGGATATCATTTCCTTTCTTCTATTTTCTTCTCCATGTCTTATCTATACTACTGTCTTGCCTGAAACTGTACCCAATTCTTATATGGATGGTCTTATGGACAAGTGGGCTAAACCTTAAATTTGGCAATTTATGGCTCTTTGGATCTGGTGCATCAAGACATCAATATTTACTTATGGACAAGTAGACTAAGCTAAAATCCAAGAAAGTTTGTAGATTTTTGCACTGGCCACATGGACAACCACATCAGGTGTGAAAAATTGGTTAGCCCACTTGTCCATAAGGCTATCCATTTGACATTTTGGGAGGATGACCTCACAGTAGCCCCAAGTAGAAATAGATTTATTAGAAAGTGCTCCTTCCAATTATTAAATAATAGCAACCGGTACTAAAATATACAAAAGggcatgtttttttcctgggTATGTGCTACAACCCTCTAGTTATATTTCCCTGATGAACGTCCCtaaggcgtccttttactaagccagagtagcatttttagctcatggtaggaagcagctggcgctaaacagtgaaaacgcccataggaatataatgggcatgtcggtgtttaccaccagctgattttctactgcgagctaaaaacactaccgggcttagtaaaagaccccctaaggtacTTAAGTACAGATGGTCTCCCACAACTGTTTTGTCCAGCAAGCCCAACCTACCCTGGCGTAGGTAATCAGGATTATAAAGCCCAACGTGTAGCACTGCACAGAAGATAAAAGGGAAAATTAACTGAACCAtatcacaaaaaataaaaacaaaagttttgTGATTTTAAATGA
The genomic region above belongs to Microcaecilia unicolor chromosome 7, aMicUni1.1, whole genome shotgun sequence and contains:
- the LOC115474319 gene encoding dual specificity protein phosphatase 14-like, whose translation is MSLQYGAMNFRNHGFFRRSPPPSTAPVTSKPGVGSPLSVLGGIAQISPCLYLCSGNAASNRHLVFARGITCIINASTEIPNANWPDVDYVKVPLPDLPHAPLSLYFDSVADRIHQTGKKSGRTLVHCVAGVSRSASLCIAYLMKYHRLSLLDAHEWVKMRRPVVRPNVGFWRQLIEYEKKLFGKNTVRMVASPIGLVPDVYEKEARSLAPIGVSDKRGCWTGGEYIFNSKETENNITGKIRLNKNEQI